Proteins found in one Paenibacillus sp. FSL R10-2782 genomic segment:
- a CDS encoding sugar phosphate nucleotidyltransferase, with amino-acid sequence MKGVILAGGTGSRLYPLTKVTNKHLLPVGKYPMIFHSVYKLKQADIRDILIVTGKEHMGDVVNLLGSGLEMGVTFTYKVQDEAGGIAQALDLAEQFVGDDQMVVILGDNVFEDDIAPFVNNFRNQITGAKILLQQVQDPHRFGVAELEGERIVSIEEKPKDPKSDFAVTGIYMFDHNVFEIVKTLKPSARGELEITDVNNAYISNGTLTYDVLQGWWTDAGTHPSLARANELAKDIFFGEEFGKLKL; translated from the coding sequence ATGAAAGGTGTAATTCTTGCAGGAGGTACAGGTTCGCGCCTCTACCCTTTAACAAAAGTGACAAATAAGCACCTGCTACCTGTCGGTAAGTATCCCATGATTTTTCATTCAGTATATAAACTTAAACAAGCAGATATTCGTGATATTCTAATCGTTACGGGTAAGGAGCATATGGGGGATGTTGTTAATCTTCTTGGTAGTGGTCTTGAAATGGGCGTAACATTCACTTATAAAGTACAAGATGAAGCTGGTGGAATCGCACAAGCTCTTGACTTGGCTGAGCAATTTGTGGGCGATGATCAAATGGTTGTGATTTTAGGAGACAATGTATTTGAGGACGATATTGCGCCTTTTGTAAACAATTTCCGTAACCAAATCACTGGAGCCAAGATATTGCTTCAACAAGTCCAAGACCCTCATCGTTTTGGTGTGGCTGAGCTGGAAGGGGAACGAATTGTTTCTATTGAAGAAAAACCTAAAGATCCTAAAAGTGATTTTGCAGTAACAGGTATTTATATGTTTGATCATAATGTATTTGAAATTGTAAAAACGCTCAAACCTTCTGCGCGTGGGGAACTAGAGATCACTGATGTTAACAATGCATACATTAGTAATGGGACTTTGACATACGATGTTCTTCAAGGCTGGTGGACTGATGCTGGAACCCATCCATCTCTTGCTCGTGCTAATGAATTAGCTAAAGATATCTTCTTTGGCGAAGAATTCGGGAAACTAAAGCTATAA
- a CDS encoding EamA family transporter — translation MIKGPTLVNFLLLILNVVMLCSGQVFFKLGLEKIGGVSLTNAWKALFVPNIIIGLFLYVFATLIWFVVLSRMPLSVAYPIQSLAYIFGIIAALFIFHEPVSMMKWVGAAIILVGVFVIALD, via the coding sequence ATGATAAAAGGACCTACGCTAGTTAATTTTTTATTACTAATTCTCAATGTGGTCATGTTATGCAGTGGACAAGTTTTTTTTAAGCTAGGGTTAGAGAAAATAGGAGGAGTCAGTTTAACTAATGCTTGGAAAGCTTTATTTGTTCCAAATATAATTATTGGATTGTTTTTATACGTTTTTGCTACATTGATTTGGTTCGTTGTGTTGTCCAGAATGCCTTTGAGTGTTGCTTATCCAATTCAGAGTTTAGCATACATTTTTGGCATTATAGCAGCACTGTTTATTTTTCATGAGCCTGTATCTATGATGAAATGGGTTGGAGCAGCAATAATTTTAGTAGGTGTTTTTGTGATAGCGTTAGATTAA
- a CDS encoding DUF2304 domain-containing protein: MISIKLQIILIAGAVICFLVLLNLLRKYRMELKYSMLWIIAMIVVLILSVFPSLFNYVSRIMGIEVPVNALFLLAIFGVFVIMFSLTVEVSKSTIKIKELSQELGLVKHELKKIRDLEREN; encoded by the coding sequence ATGATATCTATTAAATTACAAATTATATTAATTGCGGGAGCAGTTATTTGTTTTCTAGTTTTATTGAATTTGTTGCGTAAATATAGAATGGAACTAAAGTATTCAATGCTTTGGATTATAGCAATGATAGTGGTCCTTATTCTATCCGTTTTTCCAAGCTTATTTAACTATGTTTCTAGGATTATGGGTATTGAAGTACCTGTTAATGCTCTTTTTTTACTTGCTATTTTTGGAGTTTTCGTCATCATGTTTTCTCTAACAGTAGAGGTATCCAAATCTACAATAAAAATAAAAGAATTATCTCAGGAGTTGGGTTTAGTCAAGCACGAATTAAAGAAAATTAGGGATCTTGAAAGGGAAAATTAG
- a CDS encoding glycosyltransferase family 2 protein yields the protein MIIINSKRILLIIPAYNEERSLEKLISSIRELNNSQLNILVINDCSSDSTAALCETLNVPTVNLPCNLGIGGAVQTGYKYAFYNKFDIAVQVDGDGQHNPEYLENLVKPLINNEADLVIGSRYINKEGFQSSFMRRVGIIYFSKMLRALTGQWITDPTSGFRACNKKVIEVFSKRYPVDYPEPESIMYLKRNNFCIKEIPVNMEARLEGKSSITSLKSIYYMTKVSLAILIDRLRNQIV from the coding sequence ATGATTATAATTAATTCAAAAAGAATTTTACTGATTATTCCTGCCTACAACGAGGAACGAAGTTTAGAAAAGCTAATTTCTTCAATTAGAGAATTAAACAATTCTCAGTTGAATATACTGGTTATTAATGATTGTTCATCAGATTCAACGGCGGCACTATGTGAAACTCTTAATGTTCCGACAGTTAATCTACCTTGTAACTTAGGTATTGGTGGAGCGGTGCAAACCGGTTATAAATATGCATTTTATAACAAGTTCGATATAGCTGTGCAAGTTGATGGAGATGGGCAGCATAATCCTGAGTACTTGGAAAATTTGGTAAAACCATTAATTAATAATGAGGCAGATCTAGTTATAGGGTCTCGTTATATTAATAAAGAGGGCTTTCAGTCATCTTTTATGAGAAGAGTAGGTATCATCTATTTTTCTAAAATGCTCAGGGCTTTAACGGGTCAATGGATAACTGATCCTACTTCTGGATTTAGAGCATGTAATAAAAAGGTAATTGAAGTTTTTTCCAAGAGGTATCCCGTTGATTATCCTGAACCTGAATCAATCATGTATTTAAAAAGAAATAATTTTTGTATTAAAGAAATTCCAGTTAATATGGAAGCAAGACTTGAAGGTAAATCATCAATTACATCGTTAAAGTCAATTTACTACATGACAAAAGTCTCCTTGGCAATTTTAATTGATAGACTAAGAAATCAAATAGTTTAG
- a CDS encoding DUF2142 domain-containing protein, with product MNLINYDDRINKLFLKLMFIFGIVFVFVIPPFQMADEDSHFKKAYLVSNLNFFPETNDQGEIGNYIPKAILDSESSHRYLINNINEKYDYTKFYADTTTNANYEEKIFTQYSTSKTHPILYLPQAFFMFLVKFSSYIFGFSSWGTLSPVTYMYAGRLGNLLFYAGCIYFSLKIIPFFKRLVLLIAIMPMSLGLSASLNYDSMVISMSMLITSFIMYLAYNNSVSLITKNKFLLLCFLSVFLIELKQVYYPLLLLLFLIPGTKFASPKDKIIKIFLILLSGIVAHLLWILISKSGSAAPGDGIYIKDQFIFILTHPFNYIEILMRTIVHLRFFYLNSFIGNLGWLDTNLPPLFVFMFITLLFIVAIVDVNKEIVITIRNKIFYALIFCSIFVLVETSLYLIWTSIPEVGGVGYEIVSGVQGRYFIPFSIIGFILLYSNDLFGGYKERISRIINAILMPFCYSSCVLTLLFVIARYWIPASQ from the coding sequence ATGAATCTAATTAATTATGATGATCGTATTAATAAGCTGTTTTTAAAATTAATGTTTATATTTGGTATTGTTTTTGTTTTTGTGATACCACCTTTCCAAATGGCTGATGAAGATAGTCACTTCAAAAAAGCATATTTAGTTTCTAATTTAAATTTTTTTCCTGAAACAAACGACCAAGGAGAGATAGGAAACTATATCCCGAAAGCTATACTTGATTCTGAATCTTCTCATAGATATTTAATTAATAATATAAATGAGAAATATGATTATACAAAGTTTTATGCTGATACTACTACAAATGCTAATTATGAAGAAAAGATTTTTACTCAATATAGTACCTCCAAAACACATCCTATATTGTATCTTCCACAAGCATTTTTTATGTTTTTGGTAAAGTTTTCTTCTTATATTTTTGGGTTTTCGAGTTGGGGGACGCTGTCACCGGTAACATACATGTATGCAGGTAGGTTGGGAAATCTTTTGTTTTACGCAGGTTGTATCTATTTTTCTCTGAAAATTATTCCTTTTTTCAAAAGATTAGTTTTGTTAATTGCGATTATGCCAATGTCTTTAGGATTATCGGCATCACTTAACTACGATAGTATGGTTATTAGTATGTCTATGCTAATAACCAGTTTTATTATGTATTTAGCTTACAACAATAGTGTTTCATTAATCACTAAAAATAAATTTTTATTACTATGTTTTCTATCAGTATTCTTGATAGAATTGAAACAAGTTTACTATCCTTTGTTACTTCTTTTATTTTTAATACCAGGAACTAAGTTTGCTTCACCAAAAGATAAGATTATAAAAATATTCCTCATCCTACTGTCGGGGATCGTAGCACATTTACTATGGATTTTAATTTCTAAGTCGGGTAGCGCTGCACCAGGGGATGGGATTTATATTAAAGACCAATTTATATTCATTCTAACTCATCCTTTTAATTATATCGAAATTTTGATGAGAACTATTGTCCATCTTCGTTTTTTCTATTTAAATAGCTTTATAGGTAATTTGGGCTGGCTGGACACCAATCTACCTCCATTGTTTGTTTTTATGTTTATAACTCTTCTTTTTATTGTTGCAATAGTTGATGTGAATAAAGAAATAGTAATAACCATTCGAAATAAAATATTTTATGCCTTAATTTTTTGTTCTATATTTGTGCTAGTTGAAACATCATTATATTTAATTTGGACATCTATACCAGAGGTAGGTGGTGTAGGCTACGAAATAGTATCAGGAGTTCAAGGTAGATATTTCATTCCTTTTTCCATTATTGGTTTTATATTATTATATTCTAATGACTTATTTGGTGGTTATAAAGAAAGAATTTCTCGAATTATAAATGCAATCCTTATGCCTTTTTGCTATTCTTCTTGTGTCTTAACTTTGTTATTTGTCATTGCTCGATATTGGATACCTGCAAGCCAATAA
- a CDS encoding glycosyltransferase: MGINMLIKKSVATIKYEGASSFIKKSLNYTKRRILRSKMKSNYHYKDILFINGCSLPHPPRYRVDHQVEQLHFNGYSCDTVYYEELDIEMVRYYRAFVFFRCPHTDVVEGLIKKANYFNKKVFFDIDDLVIDYQYVKDIKYLENMSKEEFDAYMDGVNRTRQTLSMCDYAITTTGRLANELKPYVEEVFINRNVASEKMVELSLKALKPKNDIEEITPEITNRVILGYFSGSITHNDDFNLILPVVKKMFEKHNNVYLKVVGILDIPEELSAFKDRILFGKFTEWTNLPDLISKVDINLAPLIHTVFNEAKSENKWMEAGLVKVVTIASNVGAFNEIISHEHNGVLCDSAEDWEFYLDKLILDHSFRSMIGQEAFNDVMNGWTTLSTGYNLFEFIESKLNENIAFVLPSTQISGGVNVVIKHCNILRDAGKDVTIISMSEDDENIINNDGEINVVSYHRHSFHSYFRKCVATLWSTTHFLNIYPKIKEKYYLVQNFETRFYEPGNHMRTWANLTYNSFSNINYLTISKWCETWLTSKYNKKVNFAPNGIDLSLFTFRNRTFKGKIKVLVEGNSNDYYKNVDESFKITNSLDREKFEIWYLSYSGKPKEWYKVDKFLNKVPHDEVGNIYSKCDILIKSSILESFSYPPLEMMATGGISIVAPNEGNLEYLEHGENCMLYEQGNIENALYMINQVCEDEELRQRLIKNGLNTAKQREWNHIQNDVIEMYGFQNIKGNYGEVYEKNSV, from the coding sequence AATGAAGTCTAACTATCATTATAAAGATATTCTTTTTATTAATGGGTGCTCACTCCCACATCCACCACGTTATCGAGTAGATCATCAAGTAGAGCAACTTCACTTCAATGGCTATTCTTGCGATACTGTATATTACGAAGAATTGGATATTGAAATGGTTCGTTATTACAGAGCTTTTGTTTTCTTTCGCTGCCCCCATACAGATGTAGTTGAGGGATTAATAAAAAAAGCAAACTATTTCAATAAAAAAGTTTTTTTTGACATTGATGATCTGGTTATTGATTATCAATATGTTAAAGATATTAAATATTTAGAAAATATGTCTAAAGAAGAATTCGACGCTTATATGGATGGAGTCAATAGAACGAGACAGACTCTTAGTATGTGTGATTACGCAATCACTACTACTGGTAGACTTGCCAATGAACTGAAGCCATATGTAGAAGAGGTTTTTATTAATAGAAATGTTGCATCGGAAAAAATGGTAGAACTATCTTTAAAGGCTCTAAAACCAAAAAATGACATAGAGGAAATTACCCCTGAAATAACCAATAGAGTAATTCTTGGGTATTTCAGCGGTAGTATTACACATAATGATGATTTTAATTTGATTCTCCCAGTAGTGAAAAAGATGTTTGAGAAACATAATAATGTTTACTTAAAGGTAGTTGGGATTTTAGATATACCAGAAGAGTTAAGTGCCTTCAAAGATCGGATACTTTTTGGAAAATTTACAGAATGGACGAATCTTCCTGATCTAATTTCAAAAGTAGATATTAACCTCGCCCCATTAATTCATACTGTTTTCAACGAAGCTAAATCAGAAAACAAATGGATGGAGGCAGGCTTAGTAAAAGTTGTGACAATAGCAAGTAATGTGGGTGCTTTTAATGAGATTATTTCTCATGAACATAACGGAGTTTTGTGTGATTCAGCGGAAGATTGGGAGTTTTATTTGGATAAGCTCATTTTAGATCATTCTTTTCGATCAATGATAGGCCAAGAAGCATTTAATGATGTTATGAATGGTTGGACTACATTAAGCACAGGATACAATCTATTTGAGTTTATTGAATCAAAGCTTAATGAGAATATAGCGTTTGTACTTCCCTCAACTCAAATAAGTGGAGGAGTTAATGTAGTCATAAAACACTGTAATATTTTGCGTGATGCTGGCAAAGACGTAACGATAATCTCTATGAGTGAAGATGATGAGAACATTATTAATAATGACGGAGAGATCAATGTGGTTTCATATCATCGGCATTCATTTCATTCATATTTTAGAAAATGTGTTGCAACCCTTTGGTCAACAACTCATTTTTTGAACATATACCCGAAAATAAAGGAAAAATATTACTTAGTACAAAACTTTGAGACAAGGTTTTACGAGCCGGGCAATCATATGAGGACTTGGGCTAACTTAACTTATAATTCGTTTTCCAATATAAATTATTTAACTATATCTAAGTGGTGCGAAACATGGTTAACGAGCAAATACAATAAAAAAGTGAATTTTGCTCCTAATGGTATAGATTTGTCTTTGTTTACCTTTAGAAATAGAACATTTAAGGGGAAAATTAAAGTCCTTGTTGAAGGAAACTCTAACGACTATTATAAGAATGTTGACGAGAGTTTTAAAATAACTAACAGTCTAGACCGTGAAAAATTTGAAATTTGGTATTTATCGTATAGTGGTAAGCCAAAGGAATGGTATAAAGTTGATAAATTTCTGAATAAGGTTCCGCATGATGAGGTTGGTAATATTTATTCGAAATGTGACATTTTAATTAAATCAAGTATACTTGAGAGTTTTTCTTACCCACCTCTTGAAATGATGGCTACCGGGGGAATATCAATAGTTGCTCCAAATGAGGGCAATTTAGAGTATCTAGAGCATGGTGAAAATTGCATGCTGTACGAACAGGGAAATATTGAAAATGCGCTTTATATGATCAATCAAGTGTGTGAAGATGAAGAATTGAGACAAAGGTTAATAAAAAATGGTCTTAACACTGCTAAACAGAGAGAGTGGAATCATATTCAAAATGATGTAATCGAGATGTATGGATTTCAAAATATAAAAGGAAATTACGGAGAGGTATATGAAAAAAATTCTGTCTAA